A genomic segment from Legionella quinlivanii encodes:
- a CDS encoding hydroxymyristoyl-ACP dehydratase, translated as MRFLFVDRILHLSPGEFIRGVKHITADDGYLQQDETGRFVFPASFIGETLGQLAAWNVMHTQDFANRPVAGVVASASLHRPAYLGETLYLESFIDSLDDTAVQYHSIARVNDDLVFTVDGALGPLLPMSQFIAEQEVREQFAEINRPGDWNAGSQAIDENLFYATRQPIAYPMTFDRVLKEEPGLALTAEKRITRAAPWFPDHFPRNPVLPMTVLLECKIHLARYFIERMGLLNQFKIKELRKIKMNDFVHPGDTVLCQLQLKKQDEEQLVLVFRSEVDGKRVCVLEMVWQRKVN; from the coding sequence ATGCGTTTTCTATTTGTCGACAGGATCTTGCACTTATCGCCGGGTGAATTTATTCGCGGTGTTAAACATATCACTGCTGATGATGGCTACTTACAGCAAGATGAAACAGGACGCTTTGTGTTTCCTGCTTCATTTATAGGCGAAACCCTGGGGCAGCTTGCGGCCTGGAATGTCATGCATACCCAGGATTTTGCCAATCGGCCGGTTGCCGGGGTTGTTGCCAGTGCCAGCCTGCATCGTCCAGCCTATCTCGGAGAAACTCTGTATCTCGAGTCGTTTATCGACTCGCTGGACGATACTGCGGTTCAATATCACAGCATTGCCCGTGTGAATGATGACCTCGTGTTTACAGTAGATGGCGCCTTGGGCCCATTGCTGCCTATGAGTCAGTTTATTGCCGAACAAGAGGTGAGAGAGCAATTTGCTGAAATTAATCGCCCCGGTGACTGGAATGCCGGCAGTCAGGCTATTGACGAGAATCTGTTTTATGCGACGCGGCAACCGATTGCCTATCCGATGACTTTTGACCGCGTGCTGAAGGAAGAGCCTGGTCTGGCGTTGACTGCTGAGAAGCGCATTACCCGGGCAGCGCCCTGGTTCCCAGATCATTTTCCCCGCAATCCAGTACTGCCGATGACCGTCTTGCTGGAGTGTAAAATCCATTTGGCAAGGTATTTCATTGAGCGAATGGGATTATTGAATCAATTCAAAATTAAAGAACTCCGTAAAATCAAGATGAATGATTTTGTGCATCCTGGCGATACTGTGCTATGCCAGCTTCAGTTAAAGAAACAGGATGAAGAGCAGCTGGTACTTGTTTTCCGCAGTGAAGTTGACGGGAAAAGAGTCTGTGTTCTTGAAATGGTTTGGCAGCGAAAGGTAAATTAA
- the fabL gene encoding enoyl-[acyl-carrier-protein] reductase FabL, whose protein sequence is MSLVFHDRVALITGGARGIGKACALKLAKAGSDIAIVYYNSSDEALELVEEIKSLGRKACAIQANVADHASVKDMFAIFREHFDRLDFLISNAASGVLKPALKMSTKHWRWCMETNALALNHLVSEGRELMQRGGRVIALSSLGAHRAIPNYAFIGASKAALEALVRSLSLEMAEYEVTVNTVSAGVVDTDALKHFPNREQLLDEYQAHSLASRPLTTGDVANAVYLLCLPEAQMINAHTLFVDAGYSKVG, encoded by the coding sequence ATGTCCTTAGTGTTTCATGATCGAGTGGCTTTGATTACTGGCGGCGCCCGAGGTATTGGCAAAGCCTGTGCCCTGAAATTGGCAAAAGCGGGTAGTGATATAGCAATTGTATATTATAATAGTTCGGATGAAGCCCTGGAACTGGTAGAGGAGATTAAGTCCTTAGGAAGAAAAGCCTGTGCCATTCAGGCAAACGTCGCTGATCACGCCTCGGTCAAGGATATGTTTGCAATTTTTCGCGAGCATTTTGACAGGCTTGATTTTCTGATCAGTAATGCGGCTAGCGGTGTATTGAAGCCCGCCCTAAAAATGTCTACAAAACACTGGCGCTGGTGTATGGAAACCAATGCTCTGGCCCTCAATCATTTAGTGTCTGAAGGACGAGAGTTGATGCAGCGCGGCGGCAGGGTGATTGCTTTGTCAAGCCTTGGCGCTCATCGCGCGATTCCTAATTATGCTTTTATTGGGGCTTCAAAGGCTGCCCTGGAAGCCTTGGTCCGTTCTCTGAGCCTGGAAATGGCTGAGTATGAGGTAACGGTTAATACCGTTTCAGCAGGGGTGGTTGATACTGATGCTCTGAAACATTTTCCAAACCGTGAACAACTTCTCGATGAATATCAGGCGCATTCATTGGCCTCCAGACCATTAACGACAGGGGATGTGGCAAATGCGGTTTATCTTCTCTGTCTGCCTGAGGCACAAATGATTAATGCGCATACACTATTTGTCGACGCGGGCTACAGCAAGGTCGGTTGA
- a CDS encoding MFS transporter: MNYSLPKTVVPIAMLFSFRMLGLFMLIPVFSVLAVQLSGATASLIGIALGSYGLSQGILQIPFGLLSDRYGRKRMITIGLILFAAGSLWGALTHSIYGMIGARIVQGMGAIGSVLIALLADLTEDKDRTKAMAILGLTIGTSFIAAMIISPVLTHHYGLSSIFYLTFVLSLLGLTFLYTLVPTPAQESFHAESETNPQLLRTVLRDSKLQRLNAGIFFQHLVLTSTFYVVPMLLKAQIQQGNLGQQWHFYLPVLLLSFIVMLPFIYIAERMKKMRLIFLTAVGLTALAQLLLAVIPSTLSALFILIFIYFVAFNILEASLPSIISRQASKSNKGTAMGVYSTSQFLGIFTGGLLSGISYQYVGISGLFIMNTLYSLIWLLLSWPMNDISAKSEIQSRT; encoded by the coding sequence ATGAACTATTCTCTGCCTAAAACTGTTGTTCCCATTGCCATGCTGTTCTCTTTTCGCATGCTTGGTCTTTTCATGCTCATTCCTGTATTTTCTGTTCTCGCAGTTCAATTGTCCGGAGCCACGGCGAGCCTGATTGGAATTGCTTTGGGCAGTTACGGATTAAGTCAGGGGATTTTACAAATTCCCTTCGGTCTCCTTTCTGATCGCTATGGCAGAAAGCGCATGATTACCATTGGCTTGATTTTATTTGCCGCGGGCAGCCTCTGGGGCGCATTGACCCACTCTATTTATGGAATGATTGGAGCACGCATTGTGCAGGGTATGGGCGCAATTGGCAGTGTGCTTATTGCATTACTGGCTGATCTGACTGAAGATAAAGATCGTACCAAAGCCATGGCTATTTTAGGATTAACCATTGGCACGTCCTTTATTGCAGCAATGATAATAAGTCCTGTACTTACCCATCACTATGGGCTTTCGAGCATTTTCTATCTGACCTTTGTTTTATCGCTGCTCGGCCTGACATTTCTTTATACCCTTGTTCCTACACCGGCACAGGAAAGCTTTCATGCAGAAAGCGAAACCAATCCGCAATTGCTGCGTACTGTATTGCGGGATAGCAAATTACAGCGCTTAAACGCCGGTATTTTCTTTCAACATCTGGTTTTAACCTCCACCTTCTATGTGGTTCCCATGCTTTTAAAAGCCCAAATACAGCAAGGTAATTTAGGCCAGCAATGGCATTTCTATTTACCGGTATTACTTTTGTCCTTTATAGTCATGCTCCCCTTCATTTATATTGCAGAACGCATGAAAAAAATGCGTTTAATCTTCCTGACAGCAGTAGGCCTTACAGCCCTGGCCCAGCTCTTACTGGCAGTTATTCCATCAACACTATCCGCTTTGTTTATCCTGATTTTTATATATTTTGTCGCCTTTAATATTCTTGAAGCGTCTTTACCATCCATCATTTCCCGTCAGGCGAGTAAAAGCAATAAGGGCACCGCGATGGGGGTTTATTCAACCAGCCAGTTTCTAGGAATCTTTACCGGTGGTCTGCTGTCTGGTATCAGCTATCAATATGTCGGTATTTCAGGTTTATTCATTATGAACACTCTATACAGCCTGATTTGGCTTTTGCTTAGCTGGCCAATGAATGACATCAGTGCGAAAAGTGAAATTCAGAGTCGTACATGA
- a CDS encoding acyl carrier protein produces the protein MNVESVYPKVREIIADVLVIDEEDVALDSRLIADLGAESIDFLDLVFQLEKEFGIKIPRGQLEKNARGDLPEDEFEKGGVLSVKGMQALKNYLSEVPAQHFKANMKVNEIPMLFTVETFCKLVVSAVQEQKTSESVA, from the coding sequence ATGAATGTAGAAAGCGTTTACCCCAAGGTTCGGGAAATTATCGCTGATGTATTGGTTATTGATGAAGAAGATGTTGCGCTTGACAGCCGTTTAATTGCCGATTTGGGCGCAGAATCAATTGACTTCCTCGATTTGGTATTTCAGTTGGAAAAAGAGTTTGGTATTAAGATACCGCGGGGTCAACTGGAGAAAAATGCACGGGGAGATCTGCCTGAAGACGAGTTTGAGAAAGGCGGTGTCTTAAGTGTTAAGGGAATGCAGGCACTGAAAAATTATTTAAGTGAAGTTCCTGCCCAGCATTTCAAAGCGAACATGAAAGTAAATGAAATTCCAATGCTGTTTACTGTAGAAACGTTCTGCAAATTGGTTGTAAGTGCAGTACAGGAACAAAAAACCAGCGAATCTGTAGCTTGA
- a CDS encoding DNA-directed RNA polymerase subunit alpha, which translates to MYTEINEMLTPTVLKVQTDSINRSRIVLEPLERGYGHTLGNALRRILLSSMPGWAITEVSIAGVLHEYSTIEGVQEDVVDILLNLKQVAIKVASGNEATLSLVKEGPCVVTAGDIQLNQGQEIVNPDLVIATLNENGKLDMTLKVERGVGFHSTDSFVRDYENDLERKSVGKLKIDNSFSPVVKVAYFVDSARVENRTDLDKLTIDLQTNGTLDPEDAIRISASILQRQLHAFVDMKFEESRADNKERNDFDPILLRPVDDLELTVRSANCLKAENIYYIGDLVQKTENELLKTPNLGKKSLTEIKDVLASRSLSLGMKLENWPPANLGD; encoded by the coding sequence ATGTATACTGAAATAAACGAAATGCTGACGCCAACAGTGCTTAAGGTGCAAACTGATTCAATCAATCGTTCACGAATCGTACTTGAGCCTCTCGAGCGCGGTTATGGCCATACGCTGGGGAATGCGTTAAGAAGAATTCTTTTGTCTTCTATGCCAGGATGGGCAATCACTGAAGTATCGATTGCTGGTGTTCTGCATGAATACAGTACTATTGAAGGTGTACAGGAAGATGTTGTTGACATACTGCTTAATTTGAAGCAAGTGGCTATTAAAGTTGCCTCCGGTAATGAAGCCACTTTAAGTCTTGTAAAAGAAGGTCCTTGTGTAGTTACTGCAGGTGACATTCAACTGAATCAAGGGCAGGAAATTGTGAACCCGGATTTGGTCATTGCCACTTTGAACGAGAATGGTAAACTGGATATGACGCTTAAAGTAGAGCGTGGTGTTGGTTTCCATTCCACTGACTCATTTGTTCGTGACTATGAGAATGATCTGGAGCGTAAATCTGTAGGTAAATTGAAGATTGACAATTCCTTTTCTCCTGTAGTGAAAGTCGCTTATTTTGTTGATAGTGCTCGTGTTGAAAACCGTACTGACCTTGATAAGCTGACCATTGATTTACAAACCAATGGAACATTGGATCCTGAAGATGCTATTCGTATTTCAGCTTCTATCCTGCAGCGTCAATTACATGCTTTTGTCGATATGAAATTCGAAGAATCAAGAGCGGATAATAAAGAAAGAAATGATTTTGATCCTATTCTATTAAGACCAGTTGATGATCTGGAGTTGACTGTAAGATCAGCAAATTGTTTGAAAGCAGAAAATATATATTATATTGGGGATTTGGTTCAAAAAACTGAAAATGAACTCTTGAAAACCCCTAATTTAGGAAAAAAATCCTTAACTGAAATAAAGGATGTTTTAGCATCACGTTCTTTATCTTTAGGAATGAAATTAGAAAATTGGCCGCCAGCTAATCTAGGCGATTAA
- the rplQ gene encoding 50S ribosomal protein L17 produces the protein MRHRNSGRSFSRTSSHRKAMFSNMCNSLIEHEVIKTTLPKAKELRKYIEPLITVSKKDSVASRRHVFNRLRSKEAVGKLFTILGPRFNKRPGGYVRVLKCGFRAGDNAPMAIVEFVDRPAQNEE, from the coding sequence ATGCGTCACCGTAATTCTGGCCGAAGTTTCAGCCGTACAAGTAGCCATAGAAAGGCAATGTTTTCTAACATGTGCAATTCTCTGATTGAGCATGAGGTTATTAAAACTACCTTACCTAAGGCAAAAGAACTCCGTAAGTATATTGAACCTCTGATTACTGTTAGTAAAAAAGATTCAGTTGCTTCACGACGACATGTCTTCAATCGCTTAAGATCAAAAGAAGCAGTTGGTAAATTATTTACTATCCTGGGGCCAAGATTTAATAAACGCCCAGGCGGCTATGTGCGCGTTCTTAAATGTGGTTTCCGTGCAGGCGATAATGCACCAATGGCCATTGTTGAGTTTGTCGATAGACCTGCTCAAAACGAAGAATAG
- the ssb gene encoding single-stranded DNA-binding protein → MARGINKVILIGNIGGDPDVRYMPNGNAVTTLSVATSEAWKDKQTGDKQERTEWHRVVCFNKLGEIAGEYLRKGSKVYVEGSLRTRKWQDQQGQDRYTTEIVANDIQMLDGKGSASSNYSDMPQQAPAQQGMGKPQMSSAAHNAFDELDDDIPF, encoded by the coding sequence ATGGCACGTGGAATTAATAAAGTAATATTAATAGGCAATATTGGCGGTGATCCCGATGTTCGGTATATGCCTAATGGAAACGCAGTAACCACCTTATCAGTGGCTACCAGTGAAGCATGGAAGGATAAACAAACTGGTGATAAACAGGAACGCACTGAATGGCATCGCGTAGTCTGTTTTAATAAACTGGGTGAAATCGCCGGCGAATACCTGCGTAAAGGCTCAAAAGTCTATGTGGAAGGCAGCCTGCGCACCAGAAAATGGCAGGATCAACAAGGCCAGGATCGCTATACTACCGAGATAGTAGCCAATGACATTCAAATGCTTGACGGCAAAGGCAGTGCCTCCTCTAATTACAGCGATATGCCACAGCAGGCACCCGCTCAACAAGGAATGGGAAAGCCGCAGATGAGCTCCGCTGCTCATAATGCCTTTGATGAACTGGATGACGATATCCCCTTTTAG
- the rpsD gene encoding 30S ribosomal protein S4, with protein sequence MARKLGPKCKLSRRRGTDLLLKSGVRDFKSKCRSEKKPGQHGDKKGRLSDYGLQLDEKQKIRTYYGILERQFRNYYKKAARMKGSTGENLMVLLESRLDNVVYRLGFASTRAEARQLVTHKAILVNGQLVNIPSFILSAGDKVEVRQKAREQGRIKAAIALSEQRAPCDWLTADSGSMKGTFTSAPTLNDISSDFNVNLVVELYSK encoded by the coding sequence ATGGCAAGAAAATTAGGCCCAAAGTGCAAATTGTCAAGACGAAGAGGCACTGATCTATTATTAAAAAGTGGCGTTCGTGATTTTAAATCCAAATGCCGTTCTGAAAAGAAACCTGGCCAGCATGGTGACAAAAAAGGTCGCTTGAGTGACTATGGTCTGCAGTTAGACGAAAAACAAAAAATCAGAACTTATTATGGTATTCTCGAACGTCAGTTTAGAAACTACTATAAAAAAGCTGCTCGCATGAAAGGTTCTACAGGTGAAAATTTGATGGTCCTTCTTGAGAGCCGATTGGACAATGTTGTTTATCGATTAGGTTTTGCCAGCACTAGAGCTGAAGCCAGACAACTTGTTACTCATAAAGCTATTCTGGTGAATGGCCAGCTGGTAAATATTCCATCATTCATTTTGAGTGCTGGTGATAAAGTTGAAGTTAGACAAAAAGCAAGAGAACAAGGTCGTATTAAAGCAGCTATCGCTTTATCCGAACAACGTGCTCCTTGCGATTGGTTAACTGCTGACTCTGGTTCAATGAAAGGTACATTTACATCTGCACCTACGTTAAATGATATATCATCTGATTTTAACGTTAATCTGGTTGTTGAACTTTACTCTAAGTAA
- a CDS encoding amidase: MSRTSIVNDIENAQINIKIESIMKYTRIGSLFFILLFSGASFSIQNPSPHLESLTIASIHKGIQNKQFSCLQLVTAYLERIKKYDLSVNSHAPINAWTEINPSVLTQAEQLDLSFKETGLMSGTLHCIPIILKDNIDSFDTTTTSGSYALLGSQPVHDAFLVEKLRGAGAIILGKGGMDEFAWGMFGISSRSGRIGNVFDTSKNPGGSSGGSAAAVSASFALLAIGTDNSGSVRIPAAFHGLTGLRPSTGLISQHGIFPMGNLDGTAGPITRTVQDLAILLDVIAQSDSRDPKTMNIPRVKTYTAFLNKKGLVDKRIAVVRNVNGLDPFNKMPASINRIIKSAIANMQQMGATIVDINLPAFDNDRQNNQAGEIQDIDAYLASFPSTRRSFRDICQSNRTRNFGSLKDCLHFMASMADKSGSSHQRALTIFAQNRAYIQKVMDQNHLDALLMPITSQGTATYDAMTVNTWRAPIPSNAGLPSISINVGYSDALHMPVGVELIGRQFEEGKLIEMAYAYESQTSKISPPMPEENSALSRLSIPELNNLFTLLGKNAYEEILINSEKNTDKGSELTAEKFRKITADTIERMKPGPQK, encoded by the coding sequence ATGAGCAGAACCAGTATCGTTAATGATATAGAGAATGCCCAGATTAATATCAAAATTGAATCAATCATGAAATATACCCGAATCGGCTCCCTTTTTTTTATCTTACTCTTTTCCGGGGCGTCCTTCTCCATTCAAAATCCCTCGCCTCATCTGGAATCGCTGACCATAGCCTCCATTCATAAGGGAATTCAAAATAAGCAATTCTCTTGCCTACAGCTAGTAACCGCCTATCTTGAACGCATTAAAAAATATGATTTAAGTGTCAATAGCCATGCACCTATCAATGCCTGGACTGAAATTAATCCTTCCGTTCTAACGCAGGCAGAGCAGTTGGATTTGTCTTTCAAAGAAACAGGTCTAATGTCAGGAACACTCCACTGTATTCCCATAATTTTAAAAGATAATATCGATTCCTTTGATACGACCACAACGTCTGGCTCTTACGCTTTATTAGGTAGTCAGCCGGTACACGATGCTTTTCTGGTAGAGAAATTGCGGGGTGCAGGTGCTATTATTCTGGGCAAAGGAGGGATGGATGAGTTTGCCTGGGGGATGTTTGGGATCAGCAGCCGCAGTGGAAGAATCGGGAATGTTTTTGATACCAGCAAGAATCCCGGTGGCTCTAGTGGCGGGTCAGCAGCTGCCGTCAGTGCAAGCTTCGCTTTGCTTGCTATTGGCACTGATAATAGCGGCTCGGTCAGGATTCCAGCTGCTTTCCATGGGTTAACAGGGCTTCGTCCAAGCACCGGATTAATTAGCCAACATGGTATTTTCCCTATGGGCAATCTGGACGGAACAGCGGGTCCAATTACACGTACCGTACAGGACCTGGCAATTTTACTGGATGTTATCGCCCAATCCGACTCCAGGGATCCAAAAACAATGAATATTCCGAGGGTAAAAACCTATACCGCGTTTCTCAATAAGAAGGGCCTGGTTGATAAACGAATTGCTGTTGTACGTAACGTTAATGGCCTTGATCCATTCAATAAAATGCCAGCGAGCATCAACAGAATAATCAAGAGTGCTATTGCAAATATGCAGCAAATGGGCGCAACCATCGTTGATATTAACCTGCCAGCTTTCGATAATGATCGTCAGAATAATCAGGCGGGAGAGATTCAGGATATTGATGCCTATCTTGCATCTTTTCCATCAACAAGAAGAAGTTTCCGTGATATTTGCCAATCCAATCGCACGAGAAATTTCGGCTCACTTAAAGATTGTCTTCACTTTATGGCAAGCATGGCCGACAAATCAGGCAGTTCGCATCAAAGAGCTTTAACCATTTTTGCCCAAAACAGAGCCTATATACAAAAAGTAATGGATCAAAACCATTTGGATGCCTTACTGATGCCCATTACTAGCCAAGGAACAGCTACCTATGATGCCATGACGGTGAACACCTGGCGTGCGCCCATCCCATCGAACGCAGGCTTGCCGTCTATTAGTATTAATGTGGGATATAGCGATGCTTTGCATATGCCGGTTGGAGTTGAACTGATTGGCAGGCAATTTGAAGAAGGGAAGCTCATAGAAATGGCCTATGCTTATGAAAGTCAAACATCTAAAATATCACCCCCAATGCCAGAAGAAAATTCGGCTTTATCAAGGCTGTCAATCCCTGAATTGAATAATTTATTTACTTTGTTAGGTAAAAACGCTTACGAAGAAATACTTATAAACAGCGAAAAGAATACCGACAAAGGAAGTGAATTGACTGCTGAAAAATTCAGAAAAATCACTGCCGACACGATTGAGAGAATGAAACCAGGCCCACAGAAATAA